The Trichoderma atroviride chromosome 5, complete sequence genome contains a region encoding:
- a CDS encoding uncharacterized protein (EggNog:ENOG41~TransMembrane:2 (o248-271i319-338o)), translated as MSGNARSSVFTLNQLRQTGSFSTLGMEEALAMVSHSRNGSVDRPQPVYGRDAQFSSARLVRDHDEDGDGLADLESMNRLPSRARGLSFLSNNSGEKGHRSSRSTSSSGGNSISYTAAIPAWARVYYGSGERRWLAPKPSNESMFSQFTSSLHRDGSHSRSPSYEQYTTDINNPRRRPHEPKRRRSESDSMEIRPHPFAAVARSIKKQTSSIWSPHLRQDRRASRYSLWSPPSLADSAEFSAWQRNLQLVLFVFGFLCPLVWMVGAVLPVPARPERDMTERRFSDGNIDLRTEARTQMQYINAERLHDRVKWWRSVNRRMSIIGALILCLCIVLIVVGVKQQWHS; from the exons ATGTCTGGCAATGCTCGCAGTAGCGTCTTCACGCTGAACCAGCTGAGACAGACAGGGAGCTTCTCCACCTTGGGTATGGAGGAGGCTCTGGCCATGGTCTCTCATTCTCGGAACGGATCCGTGGACCGACCTCAGCCGGTCTATGGCAGAGACGCGCAGTTTTCCAGTGCCCGCTTGGTCCGTGACCATGacgaagatggtgatggtctTGCAGACCTGGAGAGCATGAACCGTCTTCCCTCCCGCGCCCGAGGTCTGAGTTTTCTCTCCAACAATTCCGGGGAAAAGGGCCACCGTTCTAGCCGTTCAACGAGCAGCTCTGGTGGTAACAGCATCAGCTACACGGCTGCCATTCCGGCATGGGCGAG GGTCTACTACGGTAGTGGGGAACGACGCTGGCTGGCACCAAAGCCATCCAACGAGTCCATGTTTTCGCAATTCACCAGCAGCCTGCACCGCGACGGATCTCACAGCCGCTCCCCCAGCTATGAGCAGTACACGACTGACATCAACAACCCCCGTCGCCGCCCCCACGAACCCAAGCGACGAAGGAGCGAATCCGACTCAATGGAAATCAGGCCACACCCTTTTGCCGCTGTAGCTCgcagcatcaagaagcaGACATCCAGCATCTGGTCGCCGCATTTGCGACAGGACAGACGGGCCAGCCGATACAGCCTTTGGTCCCCGCCATCCCTGGCCGACTCTGCTGAATTCTCAGCCTGGCAACGAAACCTGCAGCTGGTGCTGTTTGTCTTTGGGTTTCTTTGTCCACTTG TGTGGATGGTTGGTGCTGTTTTGCCAGTCCCTGCACGGCCTGAGCGAGACATGACGGAGCGACGATTCAGCGACGGCAACATCGATCTTCGGACCGAGGCACGCACCCAGATGCAGTACATCAATGCGGAGCGTCTCCACGACAGGGTCAAGTGGTGGAGAAGCGTCAACCGGCGCATGTCCATCATCGGAGCCCTCATCCTCTGCCTATGCATCGTGCTCATTGTCGTCGGCGTCAAGCAGCAATGGCATTCATAG
- a CDS encoding uncharacterized protein (EggNog:ENOG41): MPDSPDSERSSQGDRLQIRLVPYTPTRLSGGSSLNLAALAESSRDNVEIHSADESPIATSPPSSGSTIAGPSRPSIRRRNTSVELGDVPAIASPSELSDFSPTEPQRGRFRSQSVVSQSLRTLTAPPSPEIQPTAPAQRRTKRFVDINLNSDNKTFSLVPLKPTRPRTDSVVSARTDTTTHHSVISTRTDTTTQHSVVSTQTDQTPHYSVASSGSYAQQTSSIFSEDRPSSPLTTLAEDDSTSATASFTPSIPEEEFTAASPWNYKLVGGLRKVQRDVSESSDLPTPTRLPSFLEEEPSSPKAVAPQEPISAFTLTTKASFQSNKTGNTVSDRTNYKTYAQSSSAPDTVRNSVTSDFDNASLFPGGPNYVVYDGASTSGQSRGHSHTHSNSNSNSHSDSEQQRNPNYVVHGHRRTMSDGTDISHAPSEYSRDSMVVAPLRPVRSHRLHSSSTVMSSRSLEHLRTGSLNSISTSPH, translated from the coding sequence ATGCCCGATTCGCCCGACTCCGAGCGATCCTCCCAGGGCGACAGGCTTCAGATTCGCCTTGTGCCCTACACGCCGACTCGACTCAGCGGCGGATCCAGCCTGAATCTTGCGGCCCTCGCCGAGTCGTCTCGCGACAATGTTGAAATCCACTCCGCAGATGAATCGCCGATAGCGACGAGCCCGCCGTCCTCGGGCTCGACCATTGCCGGCCCGTCTCGTCCCTCAATCAGACGCCGGAATACCAGCGTCGAGTTAGGCGATGTCCCTGCCATCGCCTCTCCCAGTGAATTGTCCGATTTTTCTCCTACCGAGCCGCAGCGTGGCAGATTTCGATCTCAATCTGTGGTGTCGCAGTCATTGAGGACCTTGACAGCTCCGCCGTCTCCTGAAATCCAGCCTACAGCCCCTGCCCAGCGTCGCACCAAGCGATTCGTCGACATCAACCTGAATTCTGACAACAAGACCTTCTCCCTCGTTCCCCTCAAGCCCACCAGACCTCGCACCGACTCTGTTGTTTCTGCTCGCACCGACACGACAACCCATCACTCTGTGATATCTACTCGCACCGATACGACGACGCAGCACTCTGTAGTATCTACTCAGACTGACCAAACGCCGCATTACTCTGTCGCTTCCAGCGGCTCTTATGCGCAGCAAACGTCGAGCATCTTCAGTGAGGATCGTCCCAGCTCGCCCTTGACGACCCTGGCCGAGGATGATAGCACATCTGCGACCGCCTCGTTTACTCCATCCATCCCCGAAGAAGAATTTACTGCCGCCTCACCTTGGAACTATAAATTGGTGGGCGGGCTGCGCAAGGTTCAGAGAGACGTCAGCGAATCGAGTGACCTCCCTACGCCAACCCGGCTACCCTCatttcttgaagaagagccctcttctccaaaagCTGTGGCGCCACAGGAGCCCATTTCTGCCTTTACCCTCACAACCAAGGCCTCCTTTCAGTCCAACAAGACTGGCAATACGGTGTCAGATCGCACAAACTACAAGACCTATGCGCAGAGCTCTTCTGCCCCGGATACTGTTCGCAATTCAGTGACATCGGACTTTGACAATGCTTCGCTTTTCCCCGGTGGTCCCAATTACGTCGTTTATGACGGCGCGTCAACGTCTGGTCAATCTCGAGGCCACTCTCACACTCactccaactccaactccaactctCACTCGGATTCGGAGCAGCAGAGAAACCCCAACTATGTAGTCCACGGACATCGACGCACCATGTCTGACGGGACAGACATCTCTCATGCACCGTCCGAATACTCGAGAGATAGCATGGTGGTGGCCCCTTTACGGCCCGTAAGATCACATCGCCTCCACTCCAGCTCGACTGTCATGAGCTCCAGATCGCTGGAGCACCTGAGGACCGGATCTTTAAATTCGATTTCCACCTCCCCCCACTAG